Part of the Woronichinia naegeliana WA131 genome, ATTCGTGATCCTGCACATCCCCAGCCGCAAACACCCCCTCAATACTAGTCGCGACGGTTCCAGGTTTAACTGCAATATAACCCACGGCATCAAGTTCTAACTGACCTTGAAAGAGACCCGTATTGGGGTTATGACCGATCGCGTAGAATAGCCCCTTTACGGCCAATTCGCGTAATTCCCCAGTTTGCAGATCTCGGACTTGAATACCATCCAAACGCTGATTACTGCCAAACACATCAACGGGTTCCGTATGCCAATGAACCGTGATCTTGGCATTGGCTAAAACCCGATCTTGCATGGCTTTACTGGCCCGCATTTCGCCCCGTCTCACTAATAAATGAACCTGGGAACCATATTTGGTTAAATAAACCGCTTCCTCCGCCGCCGAATCGCCTCCCCCAATCACTGCCAAAGGAACATCTTTAAAAATAGGACTAGCCCCATCACAAATCGCACAGGCGGAAATCCCATTGCTCCAAAATTCTGCTTCTTTGGGCAAATTCAAGCGTTTGGCCGTTGCTCCCGTCGCAATAATGACACTGTTGGCCCTAACTTCCCTGTCTGCGGAACAAATCACAAAGGGATGCTGTTGCAAATCGACACTGATCACATCTTCGGTATAACATTCTGTTCCCCAACGTACTGCCTGAGCCTTCATCCGCTCCATTAATTCTGGCCCGGTAACGCCTTCAGGAAAACCAGGAAAATTTTCGACTTCCGTTGTGGTCATTAACTGTCCTCCTGGAATGCCTCCGGCTTGCAATCCCTCAAACATTAGCGGCTTAAGATTGGCTCTGGCTGCATAGATGGCCGCTGTATATCCGGCGGGCCCAGAACCAATAATTACTACATTTTCCACAGTTGAAGTTGTCATCGGCCTTGCTTAAACTCATAACGACTACACTTTCACTATAGCAGGTCTTCGGGAATAATGGCATCTCAATCCTGGGCATTGGCCAAAGAAAGATTATTGCTATTCGGGTTTTTGAGCG contains:
- the trxB gene encoding thioredoxin-disulfide reductase, yielding MTTSTVENVVIIGSGPAGYTAAIYAARANLKPLMFEGLQAGGIPGGQLMTTTEVENFPGFPEGVTGPELMERMKAQAVRWGTECYTEDVISVDLQQHPFVICSADREVRANSVIIATGATAKRLNLPKEAEFWSNGISACAICDGASPIFKDVPLAVIGGGDSAAEEAVYLTKYGSQVHLLVRRGEMRASKAMQDRVLANAKITVHWHTEPVDVFGSNQRLDGIQVRDLQTGELRELAVKGLFYAIGHNPNTGLFQGQLELDAVGYIAVKPGTVATSIEGVFAAGDVQDHEYRQAITAAGTGCMAALLAERWLSEQNLIIEHHQTNSSEAYQAPEKTVTVDDTAATFDLAHTRHGGGYALRKLFHEGDRPLVVKYVSPTCGPCRTLKPILDKVIDEYDGKIHFVEIDLEADPEIAQMGGVTGTPTVQVFKDKELLQEFKGIKQKSEFRAAINQALGLG